One Plasmodium coatneyi strain Hackeri chromosome 14, complete sequence genomic window carries:
- a CDS encoding Peptidylprolyl isomerase, whose translation MEQEIHEQVHLTEDGGVIKTILRKGEEGEENVPKKGNEVTVHYVGKLESNGKVFDSSVERNVPFKFHLGQGEVIKGWDICVASMKKNEKCSVRLDSKYGYGEEGCGESIPGNSVLIFEIELLSFREAKKSIYDYTNEEKIQAAFDLKEQGNEFFKKNEINEAISKYKEALDFFMHADDWEGDLSEKKKNIEIICNLNLSTCYNKNKDFPNAIAHASKVLKFDKNNVKALYKLGVANMHFGFLEVARENLYKAASLNPNNVEIRNSYDACLNKLKEARKRDKLTFGGMFDKGILYEEKKSSAK comes from the coding sequence ATGGAGCAGGAGATCCACGAACAAGTACACCTAACGGAGGACGGCGGAGTGATCAAAACGATCCTCAGGAAaggtgaagaaggagaagaaaatgtcccCAAGAAGGGAAACGAAGTGACGGTACACTACGTAGGAAAACTCGAAAGCAACGGAAAAGTTTTCGATTCATCTGTTGAAAGAAATGTGCCCTTCAAGTTTCACCTAGGACAAGGAGAAGTAATAAAAGGATGGGATATCTGCGTAGCgtcgatgaaaaaaaatgaaaaatgttcaGTCCGTCTGGATAGCAAGTACGGCTACGGAGAAGAAGGATGTGGAGAAAGCATCCCTGGGAACAGTGTGTTAATATTTGAAATAGAACTGCTGAGCTTTAGAGAAGccaaaaaaagtatatacgATTATACgaatgaggagaaaattcAGGCAGCCTTTGATTTGAAAGAACAAGGaaatgaatttttcaaaaaaaatgaaataaacgAAGCTATATCCAAGTATAAGGAAGCGTTAGACTTTTTCATGCACGCAGACGATTGGGAGGGAGATttatctgaaaaaaaaaaaaacatcgaaATTATTTGCAACCTAAATTTGTCTACATGCTACAATAAGAATAAGGACTTCCCGAATGCCATCGCCCACGCGTCGAAGGTTTTAAAGTTTGacaaaaataatgttaaGGCGCTTTACAAACTGGGTGTCGCTAATATGCACTTTGGCTTTTTGGAGGTTGCCCGGGAAAATCTCTACAAAGCTGCTTCTCTAAACCCCAACAATGTGGAAATACGCAACTCCTATGACGCCTGCCtgaacaaattgaaggagGCCCGCAAGAGGGACAAACTCACCTTCGGAGGAATGTTCGACAAGGGCATTCTCTacgaggagaagaagagcagCGCTAAGTGA